Proteins encoded together in one Columba livia isolate bColLiv1 breed racing homer chromosome 3, bColLiv1.pat.W.v2, whole genome shotgun sequence window:
- the SUPT7L gene encoding STAGA complex 65 subunit gamma isoform X1: MLRYWGEIPVSSNQANRSSFDLLQREFRTVEVQDPPLHQPSANKPRPTTMLDIPSEPCSLTIHTIQLIQHNRRLRSLIAMAQAQNQQQAEGIKTEDNEPLPSCPASPPLPDDLLPLDSKTPKMPFQLRHSDPESDFYRGKGEPVTELSWSSCRQLLYQSMATILAHTGFECANESVLETLTDIAHEYCLKFTKLLRFAVDREARLGHTPFPDVMEQVFHEVGIGSVLSLQKFWQHRIKDYHSYMLQVSKQLSEEYEKIVNPEKAAEDTKPVKIKEEPVSDITFPISEELEGDLASGDQSLPVGVLGAQSERFSANLEVEASPQTSGAEVNASPLWNLAQVKMEPQENEEANVHGHGVLGSDVFEEPMSGMSEAGMPQSPNGSESSYGSHSPDSLMGSSPVFNQRCKKKLKKM, from the exons ATGCTGCGATATTGGGGTGAGATTCCGGTTTCATCCAACCAGGCCAACCGCAGCTCCTTTGACTTGCTCCAGCGTGAGTTTCGCACGGTGGAAGTGCAAGATCCACCGTTGCATCAGCCATCCGCAAACAAGCCCCGGCCCACCACCATGCTGGACATCCCCTCCGAGCCCTGCAGCCTCACCATTCACACCATTCAGCTCATCCAGCACAACAGACGCCTGCGCAGCCTTATAGCCATGGCCCAGgctcaaaaccagcagcaagcAGAGGGCATAAAAACTGAAGACAATGAACCTCTGCCATCTTGTCCGGCCTCTCCGCCTCTCCCTGATGACCTGCTTCCTCTGGATagcaaaacccccaaaatgcCATTTCAACTGAGGCACAGTGACCCAGAGAGTGATTTCTACAG agGAAAAGGGGAGCCAGTGACTGAGCTGAGTTGGTCCTCTTGCCGGCAGCTTCTCTACCAGTCAATGGCCACCATCCTGGCTCACACAGGCTTTGAGTGTGCCAATGAGAGTGTCCTGGAGACCCTGACAGACATCGCCCACGAGTACTGCTTGAAGTTCACCAAACTGCTGCGCTTTGCTGTGGATCGAGAAGCTCGGCTTGGGCACACCCCTTTCCCTGATGTCATGGAGCAGGTCTTCCATGAGGTGGGCATTGGCAGTGTGCTCTCGCTACAGAAGTTCTGGCAACACCGCATTAAGGATTATCACAGCTACATGCTTCAG GTTAGCAAGCAGCTTTCTGAAGAGTATGAGAAAATTGTCAACCCAGAAAAGGCAGCCGAAGACACAAAGCCTGTGAAGATTAAGGAGGAACCTGTTAGTGATATTACTTTTCCCATAAGTGAGGAACTGGAAGGTGATTTGGCTTCTGGAGACCAGTCTTTGCCTGTTGGAGTCCTTGGAGCTCAAAGCGAGCGCTTCTCTGCCAATTTGGAAGTAGAAGCTTCTCCGCAGACTTCAG ggGCTGAGGTGAATGCTTCCCCACTCTGGAACTTGGCACAGGTGAAAATGGAGCCGCAGGAAAATGAGGAGGCCAATGTACATGGCCATGGGGTCCTTGGCAGTGATGTCTTTGAGGAACCGATGTCAGGTATGAGTGAAGCTGGGATGCCACAGAGCCCCAATGGCTCTGAAAGCAGCTATGGTTCTCATTCTCCTGACAGTCTGATGGGATCCTCGCCTGTCTTTAACCAGCGTTGCAagaagaagctgaagaagaTGTGA
- the SUPT7L gene encoding STAGA complex 65 subunit gamma isoform X2 — MLRYWGEIPVSSNQANRSSFDLLQREFRTVEVQDPPLHQPSANKPRPTTMLDIPSEPCSLTIHTIQLIQHNRRLRSLIAMAQAQNQQQAEGIKTEDNEPLPSCPASPPLPDDLLPLDSKTPKMPFQLRHSDPESDFYRGKGEPVTELSWSSCRQLLYQSMATILAHTGFECANESVLETLTDIAHEYCLKFTKLLRFAVDREARLGHTPFPDVMEQVFHEVGIGSVLSLQKFWQHRIKDYHSYMLQVSKQLSEEYEKIVNPEKAAEDTKPVKIKEEPVSDITFPISEELEGDLASGDQSLPVGVLGAQSERFSANLEVEASPQTSGAEVNASPLWNLAQVKMEPQENEEANVHGHGVLGSDVFEEPMSVFSRRFWKSILQTL; from the exons ATGCTGCGATATTGGGGTGAGATTCCGGTTTCATCCAACCAGGCCAACCGCAGCTCCTTTGACTTGCTCCAGCGTGAGTTTCGCACGGTGGAAGTGCAAGATCCACCGTTGCATCAGCCATCCGCAAACAAGCCCCGGCCCACCACCATGCTGGACATCCCCTCCGAGCCCTGCAGCCTCACCATTCACACCATTCAGCTCATCCAGCACAACAGACGCCTGCGCAGCCTTATAGCCATGGCCCAGgctcaaaaccagcagcaagcAGAGGGCATAAAAACTGAAGACAATGAACCTCTGCCATCTTGTCCGGCCTCTCCGCCTCTCCCTGATGACCTGCTTCCTCTGGATagcaaaacccccaaaatgcCATTTCAACTGAGGCACAGTGACCCAGAGAGTGATTTCTACAG agGAAAAGGGGAGCCAGTGACTGAGCTGAGTTGGTCCTCTTGCCGGCAGCTTCTCTACCAGTCAATGGCCACCATCCTGGCTCACACAGGCTTTGAGTGTGCCAATGAGAGTGTCCTGGAGACCCTGACAGACATCGCCCACGAGTACTGCTTGAAGTTCACCAAACTGCTGCGCTTTGCTGTGGATCGAGAAGCTCGGCTTGGGCACACCCCTTTCCCTGATGTCATGGAGCAGGTCTTCCATGAGGTGGGCATTGGCAGTGTGCTCTCGCTACAGAAGTTCTGGCAACACCGCATTAAGGATTATCACAGCTACATGCTTCAG GTTAGCAAGCAGCTTTCTGAAGAGTATGAGAAAATTGTCAACCCAGAAAAGGCAGCCGAAGACACAAAGCCTGTGAAGATTAAGGAGGAACCTGTTAGTGATATTACTTTTCCCATAAGTGAGGAACTGGAAGGTGATTTGGCTTCTGGAGACCAGTCTTTGCCTGTTGGAGTCCTTGGAGCTCAAAGCGAGCGCTTCTCTGCCAATTTGGAAGTAGAAGCTTCTCCGCAGACTTCAG ggGCTGAGGTGAATGCTTCCCCACTCTGGAACTTGGCACAGGTGAAAATGGAGCCGCAGGAAAATGAGGAGGCCAATGTACATGGCCATGGGGTCCTTGGCAGTGATGTCTTTGAGGAACCGATGTCAG